One Methylobacterium oryzae DNA window includes the following coding sequences:
- a CDS encoding acyltransferase, whose protein sequence is MPITDADIGADVGIFYPDLVNIYGCRIESGSRIGPFVEIQRGSRIGPRCKISSHSFICAGVSIGAEVFVGHGVVFTNELYPEATNADGSLKRDGEWELVETVVEARASIGSNATIVAGITIGEGALVGAGAVVTRDVPAFAIVAGCPARVVGDTRTKRAESAARARSVQSPRPEPAEPLQVA, encoded by the coding sequence ATGCCGATTACCGATGCAGATATTGGGGCGGATGTGGGGATCTTCTACCCGGATCTAGTCAATATTTATGGATGTCGAATCGAAAGCGGTTCGCGCATCGGCCCCTTCGTGGAGATCCAGCGCGGTAGCCGGATCGGCCCGCGCTGCAAGATCTCCTCGCACAGCTTCATCTGCGCGGGCGTCTCGATCGGGGCCGAGGTGTTCGTCGGCCACGGCGTGGTCTTCACCAACGAGCTCTACCCGGAAGCCACCAACGCGGACGGGAGCCTGAAGCGGGACGGCGAGTGGGAGCTCGTCGAGACCGTGGTCGAGGCCCGCGCCTCCATCGGCTCCAACGCAACCATCGTGGCGGGGATCACCATCGGCGAGGGCGCCCTGGTCGGCGCCGGTGCCGTCGTCACCCGGGACGTCCCGGCCTTCGCCATCGTCGCCGGATGCCCCGCGCGGGTCGTCGGCGACACCCGCACCAAGCGCGCCGAGAGCGCCGCGCGCGCCCGTTCCGTCCAGTCGCCGCGGCCCGAGCCGGCCGAGCCTCTGCAGGTTGCTTGA
- a CDS encoding polysaccharide biosynthesis/export family protein: MSTKTAATRATARAGRAGLAACLLALSALPAAAEYRIGPGDTIEVTALSIPTFKQEATVSTDGTVMVPLLGDVPAAGLTVAELRQSLQKSLPAKAVRQRNSEGKESIAVLEPDEIGVRISKYQPVYLSGDVTKQGEHPFHPGMTVRQAIALAGGYNLLRFRMENPVVETANLRAEYDSTWASIQRESATIWRLKAVVAASRGDKSPPPADVAPGSRATPAQKLAEQQLRVQMTDIAKEKDHLQRSLNRTQTQFTSLSDQQVKEKEGVTADAEDYDTVRALFQRGAVVTTRLTDARRAVLLSSTRALQTTVQLTQLERDKSDVARKLERVDDVQAMDALEKLQVAENNLATYRSRLNSINDKLVYTGALRAQLLSGSRAQAAIAVFRQSGPAKTQIDAAEDTELLPGDVVEIALKPDPAMRGVGDGAGQN; the protein is encoded by the coding sequence ATGTCGACGAAGACCGCGGCAACCCGCGCCACCGCCCGCGCCGGCCGCGCCGGTCTCGCGGCGTGCCTGCTCGCCCTGTCGGCGCTGCCGGCGGCCGCGGAGTACCGCATCGGGCCCGGCGACACGATCGAGGTCACGGCCCTCAGCATCCCGACCTTCAAGCAGGAGGCGACGGTCTCCACCGACGGCACCGTCATGGTCCCGCTGCTCGGGGACGTCCCGGCCGCCGGGCTCACCGTCGCGGAGCTGCGCCAGAGCCTGCAGAAGTCGCTGCCCGCCAAGGCGGTGCGGCAGCGCAACTCCGAGGGCAAGGAATCGATCGCCGTGCTCGAGCCCGACGAGATCGGGGTGCGGATCTCGAAGTACCAGCCGGTCTACCTGAGCGGCGACGTGACCAAGCAGGGCGAGCACCCGTTCCATCCGGGCATGACCGTGCGGCAGGCCATCGCCCTGGCGGGCGGCTACAACCTCCTGCGGTTCAGGATGGAGAACCCCGTCGTCGAGACGGCGAACCTGCGCGCCGAGTACGACAGCACCTGGGCGAGCATCCAGCGGGAATCCGCCACGATCTGGCGCCTGAAGGCGGTCGTCGCCGCGTCGCGGGGCGACAAGTCCCCGCCGCCGGCGGACGTCGCCCCGGGCAGCCGCGCGACCCCGGCGCAGAAGCTCGCCGAGCAGCAGCTCCGGGTACAGATGACCGACATCGCCAAGGAGAAGGACCATCTGCAGCGCTCCCTCAACCGGACGCAGACGCAGTTCACCAGCCTCAGCGATCAGCAGGTCAAGGAGAAGGAGGGCGTCACCGCCGACGCCGAGGATTACGACACCGTGCGGGCGCTCTTCCAGCGCGGCGCCGTGGTCACGACCCGGCTGACCGACGCGCGGCGCGCCGTCCTGCTCTCCTCGACCCGCGCGCTGCAGACGACGGTCCAGCTCACCCAGCTCGAGCGCGACAAGAGCGACGTCGCCCGCAAGCTCGAGCGGGTCGACGACGTGCAGGCCATGGACGCCCTGGAGAAGCTCCAGGTCGCGGAGAACAACCTGGCGACGTACCGGTCGCGCCTGAACAGCATCAACGACAAGCTGGTCTATACCGGCGCCCTCCGGGCGCAGCTCCTGTCCGGAAGCCGCGCGCAGGCGGCGATCGCGGTCTTCCGGCAGAGCGGACCGGCCAAGACGCAGATCGACGCCGCCGAGGACACGGAGCTGCTGCCGGGCGACGTCGTGGAGATCGCGCTCAAGCCGGATCCCGCCATGCGGGGCGTCGGCGACGGGGCCGGCCAGAACTGA